One Nostoc punctiforme PCC 73102 DNA window includes the following coding sequences:
- a CDS encoding VOC family protein, with translation MKLQLTHLRLLVSNYKDSFLFYRDLLKFDVDWGDEESGYAELNTGYLKLGLFKKELMAEVVPRIEQPSYIVNRDKTVLIFAVDNLDEVYEQVKNHNAIVVTEPQDRPDWGIRTAHFRDPDGNLIEIYSNLGIVS, from the coding sequence ATGAAGCTTCAGCTAACACACCTGAGACTACTTGTCTCCAACTACAAAGATTCTTTTCTGTTCTACCGGGATCTGCTGAAATTTGATGTCGATTGGGGCGATGAAGAGAGCGGATATGCTGAGTTGAATACCGGATATCTCAAGTTGGGTTTGTTCAAAAAAGAATTAATGGCTGAAGTAGTTCCAAGAATTGAACAGCCTTCATACATTGTCAATCGAGATAAAACGGTCTTAATTTTTGCAGTCGATAATCTGGATGAAGTTTATGAGCAAGTAAAAAATCATAATGCGATCGTTGTGACTGAACCACAAGATCGCCCAGACTGGGGAATTCGCACCGCTCATTTTCGCGATCCTGATGGCAATCTCATCGAAATTTACAGCAATCTCGGAATTGTCAGTTAA
- a CDS encoding GNAT family N-acetyltransferase, protein MKNYYQDFLIRDWVQSDRTRAAEVISYVLSEYGLGWEPKGADRDVLRVEECYLATGGEFWVIEHQSQLVGTGAYYPIQRGEKAVEIRKMYLLPSIRGLGLGKYLLQQLEAAIAERGFEQIWIETASVLVEAVKLYESNGYTPATGVETIRCDRVYFKSLVNGH, encoded by the coding sequence ATGAAAAACTATTATCAAGATTTTTTAATTCGTGATTGGGTGCAAAGCGATCGCACAAGAGCCGCCGAAGTCATCAGTTATGTATTATCAGAATACGGTCTCGGTTGGGAACCCAAGGGCGCTGACCGAGATGTGCTACGAGTTGAGGAATGTTATTTAGCTACTGGGGGAGAGTTTTGGGTAATTGAACACCAAAGCCAGTTAGTAGGAACTGGGGCATACTACCCCATACAGCGAGGTGAAAAAGCTGTAGAAATCCGCAAAATGTATCTTTTACCCAGCATCAGGGGTTTGGGATTAGGGAAATATTTGTTACAACAGCTAGAAGCAGCGATCGCAGAGCGTGGTTTTGAGCAAATTTGGATTGAAACCGCCAGTGTTTTGGTGGAAGCAGTCAAGCTGTATGAAAGCAACGGCTACACTCCAGCAACAGGAGTAGAAACAATACGCTGCGATCGCGTGTATTTTAAGTCACTGGTTAATGGTCATTAG
- a CDS encoding PPC domain-containing protein, which yields MNKVFAAGLKQLIIIPATLLAIGVSTSAAFAQNKLYSPIPLSNSTELSDSLSDKDIPTGQGGFARDYTVKLQKGDNLAVDLSSENFDSIITLLAPDGSTLAENDDGPDGSSNSLLFTRIVETGNYVIRVRSFGETGVGAFKLKVTKLQPIK from the coding sequence ATGAATAAAGTTTTTGCGGCGGGTTTAAAACAACTCATAATTATTCCTGCCACATTGCTGGCAATAGGCGTAAGTACAAGCGCAGCTTTTGCTCAAAATAAGTTGTATAGTCCAATTCCTTTATCTAACAGTACTGAACTTTCCGATAGCCTCTCAGATAAAGACATTCCCACAGGTCAAGGTGGTTTTGCTCGTGATTATACTGTGAAGTTACAAAAGGGCGATAATTTAGCAGTTGACCTGTCATCTGAAAATTTTGACAGCATAATTACACTGCTAGCACCTGATGGATCGACTCTGGCAGAAAATGATGATGGTCCCGATGGTAGTAGCAATTCCCTACTATTTACCCGCATCGTAGAGACAGGCAATTATGTGATTCGTGTCCGGTCTTTTGGGGAAACTGGGGTGGGGGCTTTTAAACTCAAGGTGACAAAGCTGCAACCGATTAAATGA
- the tgt gene encoding tRNA guanosine(34) transglycosylase Tgt, whose product MSANFSFECLACCSQTKARAGVFFTPHGVVETPRFMPVGTLANVKTITPAQLRDTGAQMILSNTYHLHLQPGEAIVAGGGGLHKFMGWNGPMLTDSGGFQVFSLSEMRKITEEGVTFRSPHDGRIINLTPERSIEIQNTLGADVIMAFDECPPYPATRQEVETATERTYRWLERCITAHQRSEQALFGIVQGGVYLDLRCRAAETLAKLDLPGYAIGGVSVGEPPELMAEIVKVTAPLLPPEKPRYLMGVGTYREMAIAIASGIDLFDCVIPTRWARHGTAIVQGGRWNLKNAKFREDFTPLDETCPCYTCQNFSRAYVSHLVRSQEILAYTLLSIHNITELIRFTQKIREAILSDRFTTEFGHWLNEESGDEEWRIEE is encoded by the coding sequence ATGAGTGCGAATTTTTCCTTTGAATGTCTTGCTTGCTGTAGTCAGACAAAAGCTAGAGCTGGAGTGTTTTTCACTCCTCACGGGGTTGTAGAAACCCCCAGATTTATGCCAGTGGGTACGCTGGCAAATGTCAAAACTATCACCCCAGCCCAGCTACGAGATACTGGGGCGCAAATGATTTTATCCAATACTTATCATCTTCACCTACAACCAGGTGAAGCGATCGTGGCTGGGGGTGGAGGATTACACAAGTTTATGGGTTGGAACGGCCCAATGCTCACAGATTCTGGTGGGTTTCAGGTGTTCAGTTTAAGTGAGATGCGAAAAATTACTGAAGAAGGTGTAACTTTCCGCTCACCACATGATGGACGAATCATTAACTTGACACCAGAACGCTCTATTGAGATTCAAAATACTTTAGGGGCAGATGTGATCATGGCCTTTGATGAGTGTCCGCCTTACCCAGCGACTCGCCAAGAGGTGGAAACTGCTACTGAACGGACTTATCGCTGGTTAGAACGCTGCATAACGGCTCATCAACGTAGTGAGCAGGCTTTGTTTGGGATTGTGCAAGGGGGCGTGTATTTGGATTTGCGTTGCCGTGCGGCGGAAACTTTGGCTAAGTTAGATTTGCCTGGATATGCCATTGGTGGCGTAAGTGTGGGAGAACCCCCAGAATTGATGGCTGAGATTGTAAAAGTGACAGCACCGCTTCTACCACCCGAAAAGCCGCGTTATTTGATGGGTGTGGGTACTTATCGGGAAATGGCGATCGCGATCGCATCTGGGATAGATTTATTTGATTGCGTAATTCCCACTCGCTGGGCGAGACATGGAACGGCAATAGTTCAGGGCGGACGGTGGAATTTAAAAAATGCTAAGTTTCGTGAAGATTTTACGCCATTAGATGAAACTTGTCCCTGCTACACGTGTCAAAATTTTAGCCGAGCTTATGTATCTCATTTGGTGCGATCTCAAGAAATTTTAGCTTATACGTTGTTGAGCATTCACAACATTACCGAGCTAATTCGCTTTACCCAAAAGATTAGAGAAGCAATATTGAGCGATCGCTTCACCACAGAATTTGGCCACTGGCTCAACGAAGAAAGTGGAGATGAAGAGTGGAGAATCGAAGAATAG
- a CDS encoding photosystem II reaction center protein K, which translates to MEAALLLAKLPEAYQIFDPLVDVLPVIPVFFLLLAFVWQAAVGFR; encoded by the coding sequence ATGGAAGCAGCACTTTTATTAGCAAAACTGCCTGAAGCTTACCAAATCTTCGATCCTTTGGTAGACGTTCTCCCAGTCATCCCTGTATTCTTCTTGTTACTTGCTTTCGTTTGGCAAGCAGCCGTGGGATTTAGGTAA
- the cobS gene encoding adenosylcobinamide-GDP ribazoletransferase — MTKQQQWWKRLLLKLAASIIFYTSIPLPYLNGLDFQGVARLASHVGLIIGGILGLLDTGIDYLGMPVLTRSALVVSIWIGITGGLHLDGAMDTADGLAVGDPKRRLEVMVDSATGAFGAMTAIALVLLKITALTDLPENRCLLLMAACGWGRWGQQLAIARYPYLKPTGKGAFHKQAIRSYKDLLPGLLLLLSLSGLLVLIDKQQLFLALAMIIAGSAIATLTGAWFNHKLGGHTGDTYGAVVEWTEALFLCVLTVF; from the coding sequence ATGACGAAACAGCAACAGTGGTGGAAAAGGCTGCTGTTAAAGCTGGCAGCTAGTATTATATTTTACACGAGTATTCCGTTGCCGTATTTGAATGGATTAGATTTTCAGGGAGTGGCACGTCTTGCTTCGCATGTAGGGTTGATAATTGGGGGAATTTTAGGGTTACTGGATACGGGGATCGATTATCTTGGGATGCCAGTGTTAACTCGTAGTGCTTTGGTAGTAAGCATTTGGATTGGCATCACCGGAGGACTGCACTTAGATGGGGCAATGGATACTGCCGATGGTTTGGCAGTGGGCGACCCAAAGCGGCGGCTGGAGGTGATGGTAGATAGTGCTACAGGTGCATTTGGGGCAATGACTGCGATCGCCTTAGTGCTGCTCAAAATCACAGCCTTAACAGATTTGCCAGAAAACCGTTGTTTATTGCTGATGGCTGCTTGTGGCTGGGGACGTTGGGGACAACAGTTAGCGATCGCACGATATCCTTATTTAAAACCAACTGGCAAAGGTGCATTTCACAAACAAGCCATTCGTTCTTACAAAGATTTGTTACCAGGATTGTTATTGCTCTTGAGTTTGAGTGGTTTACTTGTGTTGATAGATAAACAGCAATTATTTCTCGCACTAGCAATGATAATTGCTGGAAGTGCGATCGCCACTTTAACCGGTGCATGGTTCAACCACAAATTAGGCGGACACACCGGAGATACCTACGGCGCAGTCGTCGAGTGGACTGAAGCCTTATTTCTGTGCGTATTGACCGTTTTTTAA
- a CDS encoding CHU large protein, with protein sequence MFKSRLRITSLPIKNLVCLAGGFVLASVGSIAIANTITSPSSSQSPYIVRSVPGVVTKAILTVGDSVNNKPDGTPYRMVGIPDGLGAFDNGDGTFTLLMNHELGNTSGIVRAHGAKGAFVSQWTIHKDDLTVVSGEDLIKRVFTWNTITQQSNNSASIIAFNRFCSGDLPSPTAFYNPATGLGSQERIFMHGEEGGATGYQLATIATGSNKGSTYVLGKFNLSTNGSGLTGVGAWENALANPFPQDKTIVIGNNDGGLNIMNGALAVYVGTKTNIGSEIDKAGLTNGTLKFVNVVGNAVEITNTTTRATNITNGTRFTLNSTASTTFSRPEDGAWDPLNPNQYYFVTTDRFDQVSAGTGTQIGRSRLWRLTFDDITDPNKGGTIELLLDGTEGQQMMDNLTINKRGQIFIQEDPGNQGYVAKLWRYDIARDQFTQIAQHDLNRFAPGAPAFLTQDEESSGIIDASDILGEGWFLLDVQAHYPISGELVEGGQLLALHFPPGKK encoded by the coding sequence TTGTTTAAGTCTCGATTGCGTATAACATCTCTCCCGATTAAGAACTTAGTGTGTTTAGCTGGAGGATTTGTCCTCGCTAGTGTTGGCAGTATTGCTATTGCTAATACGATTACTAGCCCAAGCAGCTCTCAGTCCCCCTATATTGTTCGCTCAGTGCCCGGGGTTGTCACTAAAGCTATCCTGACGGTAGGAGATTCAGTTAATAACAAGCCTGACGGTACGCCGTACCGCATGGTTGGTATCCCTGATGGTCTGGGCGCGTTCGATAATGGTGATGGTACGTTTACACTGTTGATGAACCATGAGCTTGGCAATACATCTGGAATTGTTCGTGCTCATGGTGCTAAGGGTGCCTTCGTATCCCAATGGACTATCCACAAAGATGACCTGACTGTTGTGAGCGGTGAAGACTTGATCAAGAGAGTTTTTACATGGAATACTATTACCCAGCAGTCTAATAATAGCGCAAGTATAATTGCTTTTAATCGCTTTTGCTCTGGCGATCTCCCATCACCTACAGCTTTCTACAACCCTGCCACTGGACTTGGCTCTCAAGAACGTATTTTTATGCACGGGGAAGAAGGGGGGGCTACTGGCTATCAATTGGCCACGATCGCCACTGGTTCTAACAAAGGAAGCACCTACGTTCTTGGCAAGTTCAATCTCAGCACCAATGGCTCTGGTCTCACAGGCGTTGGTGCTTGGGAAAATGCTCTCGCCAATCCCTTCCCTCAAGATAAGACAATCGTGATCGGCAACAACGATGGTGGCTTAAATATTATGAATGGTGCGCTTGCTGTTTATGTTGGAACAAAGACCAACATCGGCAGTGAAATTGACAAAGCTGGTCTAACAAATGGCACCCTCAAGTTCGTAAATGTCGTGGGTAACGCTGTGGAAATTACCAACACCACCACCCGTGCGACCAACATCACCAACGGCACCCGCTTTACCCTCAACAGCACAGCATCAACCACCTTCTCCCGTCCGGAAGATGGTGCTTGGGATCCTCTCAATCCAAATCAATATTATTTCGTCACAACGGATCGCTTTGATCAAGTGTCTGCTGGTACTGGGACACAGATTGGCCGTAGCCGACTCTGGCGCTTGACTTTCGACGATATTACAGACCCAAACAAGGGGGGAACTATCGAACTGTTGCTCGATGGTACTGAAGGTCAGCAGATGATGGATAACCTGACTATCAATAAGCGTGGACAAATCTTCATTCAAGAAGATCCTGGTAATCAAGGTTATGTAGCGAAGCTCTGGCGCTATGATATTGCAAGAGATCAATTCACCCAGATAGCACAGCATGATCTGAATCGCTTTGCTCCAGGGGCACCAGCATTCCTAACTCAGGACGAAGAATCCTCTGGGATTATAGATGCGTCAGATATCCTAGGTGAAGGCTGGTTCCTGCTGGATGTACAAGCTCATTATCCGATTAGCGGCGAATTAGTTGAAGGTGGTCAATTGCTAGCCCTGCACTTCCCCCCTGGAAAGAAGTAG
- a CDS encoding ComF family protein: protein MHTWIKNLTGLLNLFLQSHCPLCQRATSQEFCHNCTRQLQKCQRKNPMSLWKEPIPVFGWGEYGGPVKRAIAVMKYENQPQIARPLGQWLGEAWLLNSPKRDSQPVVVPIPLHPSKQKQRKYNQAALIAQSFCEITGLKLKLNGLARVRETEAQFGLSVSKREKNLAQAFAVGQEFRDRPPNVPVLLVDDIYTTGATARSAVQTLRHYGIVVLGLVAVATAVKDG, encoded by the coding sequence ATGCACACTTGGATTAAAAATCTCACAGGCTTACTCAATCTTTTTCTTCAATCCCATTGTCCACTATGCCAACGCGCAACTTCCCAAGAATTTTGTCACAACTGCACCAGACAACTGCAAAAATGTCAACGTAAAAACCCAATGTCTCTATGGAAAGAGCCAATACCAGTGTTTGGCTGGGGAGAGTATGGTGGCCCAGTGAAACGAGCGATCGCGGTGATGAAATACGAAAATCAACCCCAAATAGCTCGCCCTTTGGGTCAATGGTTAGGAGAAGCATGGTTATTAAATTCACCTAAGCGAGATAGCCAGCCTGTGGTGGTTCCCATTCCACTACACCCTAGCAAGCAAAAGCAACGTAAATATAATCAAGCTGCACTAATAGCACAAAGCTTCTGCGAAATAACTGGATTAAAATTGAAACTAAACGGTTTAGCCAGAGTCCGAGAAACTGAAGCGCAATTTGGTTTATCGGTATCTAAGCGAGAAAAAAACTTGGCTCAAGCTTTTGCTGTCGGACAAGAATTTCGCGATCGCCCCCCAAATGTTCCTGTGCTGTTAGTGGACGACATTTATACTACTGGTGCTACTGCCAGGTCTGCTGTGCAAACTCTTCGTCACTATGGAATAGTGGTCTTAGGATTAGTAGCAGTAGCCACTGCCGTTAAAGACGGATAA